A stretch of Myxococcus hansupus DNA encodes these proteins:
- a CDS encoding DUF4185 domain-containing protein: protein MNGTTTWKWTFLLQSTWALWWGAAAEAVTPSNVTKVARVTGATPSGEALPNPNQTHTGYDVYGTDLCIVWDKGGGEVFVLFGDTFGAGWCEAAPS, encoded by the coding sequence ATGAATGGCACGACGACATGGAAGTGGACGTTCCTGCTGCAATCCACGTGGGCGCTGTGGTGGGGCGCCGCCGCGGAGGCGGTGACGCCGTCGAACGTGACGAAGGTCGCTCGTGTGACGGGCGCGACGCCCTCCGGCGAGGCACTGCCGAACCCGAACCAGACGCACACGGGCTACGACGTGTATGGGACGGACCTTTGCATCGTCTGGGACAAGGGCGGTGGCGAGGTGTTCGTCCTCTTCGGCGACACCTTCGGCGCGGGCTGGTGCGAGGCGGCTCCATCTTGA
- a CDS encoding serine/threonine-protein kinase, with translation MSLFICQRCEAQHEKWGGACPSCGGTELLTVAPQVDRMLGRVVAGRFRILRRLGQGGMGSVYLAEQVGIGQQVAMKFLNSGLSMDPDVARRFLNEAKSYARVAHPNAVTLHDFGQDEDGGLYISMEYVEGDDLKHLLATCGRLALDEAVDIVLQVADVLSYAHARQVIHRDLKPENIMVRQGMRGWHVKVLDFGIARIADGATRLTIQGSVAGTPRYMSPEQAMGLDVDARADVYAVGIVLFELLTGQQPFDGASVSEIMQKQVHQPMPHLAQAVADLQHPGVDAVIQKATAKNRAERYATMEAFASDLVNALPTLTNRRAVSGLNPAVTGGGLEPVRPATLLFGAEGSEATLVRTVPADAAPAAAAPIPLTQPAPEGGLRVGPEGFNKTAHAASPYTPPPRSRSGVVVGLGIAGVLLVSGVGVVAMRGGDDAKIGTLVPVGEPAQAHPPATAPHAEAAPAPHAVPTDTGDIAAKQLKVLAAGQVIDIGNDFNEGRLDSAMKRLAQARSLGLDAVEPELMALAGKVEDASKRMTRARAKENDGSCEEAIGLYRALKRDYPQLAEAQRGLRRCQDMLPPDVSD, from the coding sequence ATGTCCCTCTTCATCTGCCAGCGGTGCGAGGCGCAGCACGAGAAATGGGGCGGCGCCTGTCCGTCGTGTGGCGGCACCGAGCTGCTGACGGTGGCCCCACAGGTGGACCGGATGCTCGGGCGCGTCGTCGCCGGCCGCTTCCGCATCCTCCGGAGGCTGGGCCAGGGTGGCATGGGCTCGGTGTACCTCGCCGAGCAGGTGGGCATTGGCCAGCAGGTGGCCATGAAGTTCCTCAACAGCGGCCTGTCCATGGACCCGGACGTGGCCCGGCGCTTCCTCAACGAGGCGAAGAGCTACGCGCGCGTCGCCCATCCGAACGCCGTCACGCTGCACGACTTCGGGCAGGACGAGGACGGCGGGCTCTACATCTCCATGGAGTACGTGGAGGGTGACGACCTCAAGCACCTGCTCGCCACCTGCGGGCGGCTCGCGCTCGATGAGGCCGTGGACATCGTGCTCCAGGTCGCGGACGTGCTCTCGTACGCCCACGCCCGGCAGGTCATCCACCGCGACCTCAAGCCGGAGAACATCATGGTCCGGCAGGGCATGCGGGGTTGGCACGTGAAGGTGCTCGACTTCGGCATCGCTCGCATCGCGGACGGCGCGACGCGGCTCACCATCCAGGGCTCGGTGGCGGGCACGCCGCGCTACATGTCCCCCGAGCAGGCCATGGGCCTGGACGTGGACGCCCGCGCGGACGTGTACGCGGTGGGCATCGTCCTCTTCGAGTTGCTCACGGGACAGCAGCCCTTCGACGGCGCCAGCGTCTCGGAAATCATGCAGAAGCAGGTCCACCAGCCCATGCCGCATCTGGCGCAGGCGGTGGCGGACCTCCAGCATCCGGGCGTCGACGCCGTCATCCAGAAGGCCACCGCGAAGAACCGCGCGGAGCGCTACGCCACGATGGAGGCCTTCGCATCGGACCTGGTGAACGCGCTGCCCACGCTCACCAACCGCCGCGCCGTCAGCGGGCTCAACCCCGCTGTCACCGGAGGCGGGCTGGAGCCGGTGCGGCCGGCGACGCTCCTCTTCGGGGCGGAGGGCTCGGAGGCCACGCTGGTGCGCACCGTCCCAGCGGACGCCGCGCCCGCTGCCGCGGCGCCCATTCCCCTGACGCAGCCTGCCCCAGAGGGTGGGCTCCGGGTGGGACCGGAGGGCTTCAACAAGACGGCGCATGCGGCCTCGCCGTACACGCCGCCTCCGCGTTCGAGGTCCGGGGTCGTCGTGGGGCTGGGCATCGCCGGCGTCCTGCTGGTGAGCGGCGTGGGCGTGGTGGCGATGCGGGGCGGCGATGACGCGAAGATCGGCACGCTGGTCCCCGTGGGTGAGCCCGCCCAGGCGCATCCTCCCGCCACGGCTCCGCACGCGGAAGCCGCGCCTGCACCTCACGCGGTGCCGACCGATACCGGAGACATCGCGGCGAAGCAGCTCAAGGTGCTCGCGGCGGGCCAGGTCATCGACATCGGCAATGACTTCAACGAGGGCCGGCTGGACAGCGCGATGAAGCGACTGGCGCAGGCCCGGAGCCTGGGACTGGACGCGGTCGAACCCGAGTTGATGGCGCTCGCCGGGAAGGTCGAGGACGCGTCGAAGCGCATGACGCGTGCCCGCGCGAAGGAGAACGACGGAAGCTGCGAGGAGGCCATCGGGCTCTACCGCGCGCTGAAGCGTGACTACCCGCAGCTCGCGGAGGCCCAGCGTGGCCTCCGCCGCTGCCAGGACATGCTGCCTCCGGACGTCTCGGATTAG